CGGTCTTGGCAAACTCGTAGCCTCGGGGGATATCAAGAGCATCGACTCGGTGCTTGAGAGCGGAAGGCCGATCAAGGAACCCCAGATCGTGGATAAGTTCCTTCCCGATCTCGAGGACGAAGTTCTCGACATCGCTATGATGCAGCGGATGACCGACTCAGGCCGCCGTGTACAGTTCCGTGCGGTTGTCATAGTCGGCAACCGGAACGGGTACATCGGTTTTGGCCAGGGAAAGGATGTCCAAGTCGGCGATGCAATCAAGAAGGCAATCATAAAAGCGAAGATGAATATCGTCAAGGTCAGGCGTGGTTGCGGCAGCTGGGAATGCGGGTGCGATATCACACATTCGATCCCGATGCAGGTTAAAGGGACAGCCGGCAGTGTCCGTGTCACTCTCAAACCGGCACCGCAGGGCATCGGGCTTGTCACCGGTGACGTGAGCAAGAAAGTTCTCGAACTTGCAGGCATCAAGGATGCATGGACATTTGCCCGCGGGCAGACCCGCACAACGATCAACTTTGCAAAAGCAACATTCAACGCACTGAAGCAGACGAATATGACAAGAATCGGGGGGTCCCCGTAATGTACGCGGTCGTACAGGTCCGCGGCGTTGTGAATACCCGCCGTGACATCAAGGATACGCTCAAGATGCTCCGCCTGCACCACATCAACCACTGCGTGCTCGTCTCCGACACTCCTGAAAACCTCGGGATGATCCGGAAGGTCAAGGACTATGTGGCTTATGGCGAAGTTGATGCAGCCACCATCGAGACGCTGCTGCGCACACGCGGGCGCGTGATCGGCGATGCAGCACTGACCGATGATTATATCAAAGCGAATTCAACTTTCAGCGGCATCGGGGAGTTTGCACTGGCGCTCTCGAGCGCCGAGGTACGACTCCGGGACATTCCCGGGCTAAAGCCGGTACTGCGTCTCCATCCCCCGCGAAAAGGCTACAAGACAACGAAGCGCACATTTGTTCAGGGTGGAGCGCTTGGCTATTATGGTCAGGAGATCAACACTCTCCTCTATAAAATGAGGTGAAGGGATGCCAACCAACAAACGTTCAAAATACCGCGGATCGCGGACATGCGGGGGCGGGACACACAAGAACCGCCGCGGTGCGGGCAACCGTGGCGGGCGGGGGCGCGCCGGCATCAACGCCCACCACTTTGTGAAATGGTATCTGGAATTCGATGGCCCGGTATTTGGGAAAGATGGTTTTGTGAACCAGACACAGGTAACCGTTTCCACAATTGATGTCGGGATAATCGACCAGATCGTGCCTTCGCTGCTTGCACAGGGTATTGCCAAAAAGGAAGGGGATGCAGTTGTGATCAATACCGCAGAAATGGGCATCGACAAGGTGCTCGGCAGCGGCAGGGTGACAAAAAAACTCAACATCTCTGCACCGGCATTTTCAGAGCAGGCAAAGGTTAAAATCGAAAAGATGGGCGGCAAGGCGCAGGTAGTCTGACCCCCACATTTTTGGTGAAACAATGGGAGAATTGCTGGATCGATTGGAACCCCTGCTCGCTGCGATGCCCGCAGTCAAGAGCCCGGAGGGGCATGTTCACTTCAAGAACAAGCTGGTGTGGACTCTTGCAGTCCTGATTCTGTATTTTGCGCTCACGAATATCCCGGTGTTCGGTCTCAGTCCCAGTTCGCAGGATGTATTCCTCTACTGGCGGGCGCTGCTTGCCGGTGCGAGTGGTTCGATCGTCCACCTCGGCATCGGACCAATCGTCACGGCATCCATCGTACTCCAGCTCCTGAAAGGTGCAGATATCCTGCATATCGATACGAGCGAGACCCGCGGGCAGGTCATGTATATGGGCCTCCAGAAGATCCTGATCATGGTCATGATCGTGATCGAGGCAGCCCCAAATCTTGTCGGCGGCTTCATGCGCCCTGATCCGACGATCGCACAGACCCTTTTTGGTGGCAACCTGTTTGCGGTCTCACTCCTGATATTTATCCAGATCTGTATCGGCGGTTTCCTTGTTTTTATGCTGGACGAAGTGGTGACGAAATGGGGTATCGGGTCCGGGGTCGGCCTCTTCATCATCGCAGGCATCTCCCAGGCCATCGTGAATGGTTTTATCAACTGGGTGCCGGTGAGTGACCCGTACCCGGTCGGGTTCTTCCCCCGGTTGATCGCGATCGGCATCGACGGGGCTAGCTATCTCCAGTATTTCGGAAAAGATCTCCTTGCCTTTGTCACTACGATTGCCATATTCTTAATCATCGTCTATGTTGAATCGACACGTATCGAGATCCCGCTCGCCCACGCACAGGTGCGCGGTGCGCGTGCCCGGTTCCCGGTGAAACTGATCTATGCCAGCGTTCTGCCGATGATCCTTGTCCGCGTCCTGCAGGCAAACATCCAGATGCTGGGCATGTTCCTTTCCAATATCGGCATCACGGTTCTGGGAAAGTTCAGCGACCAGCAGCCACAAAACGGGATCATGTATTTTCTTGCCCCGGTGAACGGGCCGCAGGACTGGATGTGGTGGATAACCGATCTCGGCCATCCTGCATGGGAGGTCATATTACGTCTTGGCATAGATATCACTTTCATGGTAGTGGGTGGTGCCATCTTTGCACTGTTCTGGATCAAGACTGCCGGGCTTGACTCAAAAGATGTCGCCCGGCAGATCCAGCTTTCAGGGATGTCAATTCCTGGCTACCGCCGCAACACGCAGGTGCTTGAAAAGTATCTCGACCGGTACATCCCCAAGGTTACGATCATCGGCGGAGTATTCATCGGTATCCTCAGTGTGGTTGCAAACCTGTTCGGTGTGATCGGTGCCGTGAGCGGCACCGGGCTGCTGCTTACGGTGAGCATCACGTACCGGCTGTATGAAGAGATCGCCAGCCAGCAGATCATGGAGATGTACCCGTTCATGCGGACATTCTTTGGCAAGGAATAATTGCAGGAAAAAGAGTATGGTCGGAAAAAAGGTCATCATCACCGGAGTACCGGGCGTCGGGAAGACGACGGTTGTCAACGAAGCATTAAAAAAGCTCAAGGGAGAAGGCATCGAATACCAGTCTCTCAATTTCGGGACGTTCATGTTCGAAGTGGCAATGGCAGACGGGACGGTCAAAGACCGTGACCAGATGCGCTCCCTTGACAAAACGGAGCAGAAGCGCCTGCAGCAGAACGCGGCTCAGGCAATCGCAAAAATAAAGGGCAACGTGCTGGTCGATACCCATGCATCGGTCAAGACTCCGAAGGGATATCTTGCCGGGCTCCCAGAATGGGTGCTGCGCGAGATCATGCCCGATCTCATCGTCCTTGTTGAAACCGATGATGACCAGATCCTGATGCGCCGTCTGAATGATGAAACAAGGAGCCGTGACAAAGAAGGCTCAAAAGCGATTGCCGAACACCAGCAGTTCAACCGCGCAATCGCCGCATCCTATGCAATGCTCACCGGCTGTACGATCAAAATAATCACCAACGCGGATTTCCTGCTCGACCATGCCGCCGATGACATGGCAGCTGTTCTCAGGTGAATGGATGGATTTTACAAAGATCTGGGAAAAATACGGTCTCTATATCGCGCTCGGCTTCATGATGCTGATGATGTTCTCATACAGCATACCCGGGCTCCGTGATTACGTCGGGCAGAGCATCGATGTCGTGTTTGCCCCGCTGGTCACGCAGTTCAAGATCCCATTCTTCATCCTAATCGTAATCCTTTCCGCAATTACGGGACTGTACTCCTCGATCATCCAGAAATACACCATTGATTATGAAAAAATGGCAACCTCGCAGGAGCGGATGAAGGAGTTCCAGACGGAATACCGTGAGGCGCAGCTCTCGCAGGACGAAAAACGGATCAAGAAGCTGGAGGCAAAGAAGGACCGGGTCATGAAGGAGCAGCTCGAGTTATCCCAGCAGCAGTTCAAGCCGATGGCATACATCCTCGTCCTGACCGTCCCGATCTTTTTCTGGCTCCTGTACCGTCTGGGCCAGATCCACAGCACCATCATCATGCCCTATGCAGGGCTCCATAACCTCACCGATCCGGCGCTCTGGATCATTCCCGCATGGATCCTGTGGTACATGATCTGTTCCCTGACAGTCAGCCAAGTGATCAGGAAGACCCTCAACATCGGGGGCATCTGATGAGGATCACCGTGAGCGGGCTGCCCGGCAGCGGCACTACCTCGCTCTCACGGTACCTGGCAGAACACCATGGCTTTTCCATGATCTCCGCCGGCGAGGTATTCCGCCAGCTCGCCGTGGAACACAACCTTGAGCTTGCGGAGTTCGGGCGCCTTGCTGAAAAGAATGAATCGTACGACAAGATGATCGATGCCCGCCAGAAAGAGATTGCAGCCCAGAGGGACAACATCATTGTTGAGGGCAGGCTCTCCGGCTGGATGGTCAGCAATGCCGACTTAAAAGTCTGGCTCTTTGCGCCAATCGGGTGCCGGATTAAGAGGATTATTTCCCGCGACCATGTTGCAGATGAAAAGACCGCGGCTGCGATCACCATTGAACGGGAACGGTGCGAGGCAGGGAGGTACCGTTCGTATTATGACATCGACATCAGCGACCTTTCCATCTACCATCTGGTGCTCAATTCCGAACACTGGGGTGTTGAGGAACTCGGGGCAATTGTTGATACAGCGATTTCCGGGCTTTTCAAAAAACCGGCAGAAAAATAATGCCGGTTGACACCCTTGTCATCTGGTTGAAGGTGTGAAAACGGTTGGAATACCTGGTATAATACCGCTCCTGTGTCTATCAGGTTTGTGATACAATGGCACCTACCATTGAAGTAAGGCTGGTGGAGGTATGGGATGCCGGTCAGATCGTTGAGCTGTACCGCGCCGGAGGCTGGTGGAAGGAGGGATACGATCCCAACGGTATTCCCACCCTTATATCCGGGAGTTTCCTGTTTGCTGTTGCAGTGGTTCCGGCAACCGGGTCAGCAGTCGGGATGGGCCGGGTGCTTTCCGACGGGGTTTCGGATGGTTATATCCAGGACGTCATCGTTCTTCCAGCGTACCGGCGGCTCGGTATAGGAAAAAGGATTGTCTCCCTCCTGCTCAGGGAATGCCGGGTACGCGGACTCGGGTGGATCGGGCTTGTAGCAGAACCCGGATCAGAACAGTTTTATCTCCCGCTGGGGTTCAGGCAGATGAAGGGGTATATCCCCCTTCTTTATGACACGGAGACATAGATGCTTGCTCTTGAAGATTTCAAGCCGGTCACGCTCAAAGACCGCACCTTCTTTTCTGACCATTATGCCCGGTACCCCCAGACACACAGCGATAACACGTTCACCAACATGGTATGCTGGAGCCATTATGCCGGGTACAAGTACGCGGTTGTCAACGGCTCCGTAATTTTATCGAGCACGATTGACGGGACAACCCGGTTCCGCCCACCAATCGGCTCCCGTGATCCTGACCTTTTAAAAGATGTGATCAGGCTTGCCTGCAAAGAGGGCGACGATGAACCAATGGTGCTTATCGATCCCGACACATCTGTATGGATACAGGCCCTCTGTCCGGATCTCACCCTCGTTCCTGACCGGAACCATTTCGAGTATGTGTACCATGCCCGGGACTTATCGGAACTCTCCGGTGGCACCTACCTCAGTATCCGGCGGCAGCTCAACAGGTTTAAGAAAAACTGCGCCTATGCGGTTGAAGAGATCACGGCAGAGAACCGGGATGAAGTGAAGGATTTTTTAGAAAAATGGTGCGAATGGAAGGGATGCGAGGACGATCCAGTTCTCGCCCATGAGAAAGAAGCGATCTTTTTTGCAGTTGACTTTTTTTTCGAACTGGGACTTTCCGGTCTGATTATACGGGTCGATAAAAACATCGGGGCGATGTCGTTGTTTGAACCGCTCAATACCGATACGGCACTGGTGCATTTTGAAAAAGGACTGCCCGACTGTGAAGGGATCTACAAGGCAATCAATGCCGAAACCGCAGAAGTGGTCTCAAAAGATTTTACATATATTAACCGGGAAAGCGACCTCGGCGTCCCCGGGCTCCGCGAGGCAAAGATGCGGTATCACCCCCACCACATGGTTGAAGTATTCTCCTTAAAAAAGAGCAGATGATCCAGTCACCGTTATCTGAATAAAATCCTCCCCCCCCTTTTTTAGGTTATTCCATTATTCCCGGGATATTCCGTTTACTGCATGACGGTTTAATCAGGACCCGGGCGGGAAAAAGAATTGTGCCTCCTTCTGCCGGCATATCACCCTATCCGTCTACAACATGAGGGCTTTGATCCCTGCAAAGATGATCTTGACGGCGATCGCAGCAACAAGCATCCCGAGAACCTTGCCCATGATATCGGTTACGACATTCCCAAGGACACGCTGGATATAATCGGCATAGTACAGGATCAGCCATGTTGCAAGGAGCGAAAGGGTGATTGCGATAAAAGGGATGAGAATACCGTAGTCCTTTGAAAGCAGCATCACGGTCGTTATGGCGCCCGGCCCGCAGAGAAGCGGGGTGCCGATCACAACCCCGGCTGCGGTCGTTGAATGGTCCTTGCTCCGCCCGATATCGACCCCAAGCGTCTCCTGCACGCCGAGGATAAAGAGCAGGATGCCCCCTGCGATCTGGAAACTCGGGAGGTTCAACCCAAGGATCTCAAAGATCAGGGTGTTAAAGAGGAGGAACAAGTACATCAGCGCTCCTGCAACAGCAATGGCAATGAATGCCTGCTTATGGATCTCCGCCGGTGTCTGCCCCTTGGTCATTGCCGCAAAGATGGGAACGCTCAAAAGGGGGTCAAGGATGATGAAAAGCGCGGCGAACGCATAGACGATCCCGGCAACAAAATCCGACATTGCACAACCGGAATCAGTATTCGTGGTCTTCGGATAAATGGCTTTTTTCCCGGAAGGGGATATTACAATCCTTCTTTCCTCCCCCGCCAGCCGCTTTTTTTACTTCACAAGGAAAAAGAGGATAAGAATTCCGGCGGTGGAGGCCGCCCCGGCCAATGAAATGATACGGGACGAAAGTTTTGGCACAAGCACCCATGAACAGAAGCAGAAGAAGATATACGGAATAAGCGTTGTGATCACTGAAATGCTTGCCAGTTCATTAAAATGGTTTGAAAAGAGGAGGAGCGTCGCGCTTACCGTACAACCGGTGACGAGTGCCGCAACCGGGGTGCCGCGACGCGAGAGGTCCATTAACAGAGGCACCGAGAACCGTGCTGAAATATTCTGCAGCACCCGCGAAGTCCCGATGATGTATGCATTGAGCGCCGAGAGCATAGCGACGATGCCGATAAACGCGACAAGGGGGCCGGCATATGCAAACAGCACCGATGCGGCCGTGGCAATGGGCGCAGGGGATGCAGCAAGGGTAGCGGAACCGGCACTGCCGATCAGCGCAATGTTAAGGAGCAGGTACACAACGACAACGATGATCATCACCAGCACCAGCGAGCGTGCGATCAGGCGATGGTCTTTGGTCTCCTCGACAGGTATTGCACTGATCTCAAATCCCGTAAACGGCCAGTACACAATGATCACGGCTGAAAAGAATGCCGCAGTGGTCAGCGGGGAGGTCTGGATAAAATTATCAGCCCGCACAAACGGCAGCAGCAGGAGGGCGATGATGACGAGCGGGATGATCTTCATGGTCGTGAGGATATTTTCCGCAAGCGTGGACTGGGAGATCCCGACACTGTTTAAGGTGCAGAAAGCGGCGATGATCCCCATCTCGATCACCAGCACACAGGGTATTCCGAAATAGGTGATGTACTGCCCGATTCCTGCGGCGATCGTGGACACCCCGAATATTGAAGATATGAGATAGAGGATTATGAGCGGTACGGCAATGCGGGAACCAGAAACCGAGGAAAATAAATTGTAAAAACTCCCGGATGTAGTGAAACCGGACGCAACATAAGAAAGGGAGAGCAGCACGCAGGAAGCAGAGACTGCGACAATCAGCCATGCGATCAGGGATGCAGGGCCGGCGATCCCCGCAGCGATTCCCGGCACAACAAAGATTCCGGATCCTATTGTGCCACCGACGCCGA
Above is a genomic segment from Methanoregula sp. containing:
- a CDS encoding uL15 family ribosomal protein, which encodes MPTNKRSKYRGSRTCGGGTHKNRRGAGNRGGRGRAGINAHHFVKWYLEFDGPVFGKDGFVNQTQVTVSTIDVGIIDQIVPSLLAQGIAKKEGDAVVINTAEMGIDKVLGSGRVTKKLNISAPAFSEQAKVKIEKMGGKAQVV
- a CDS encoding AAA family ATPase, which produces MRITVSGLPGSGTTSLSRYLAEHHGFSMISAGEVFRQLAVEHNLELAEFGRLAEKNESYDKMIDARQKEIAAQRDNIIVEGRLSGWMVSNADLKVWLFAPIGCRIKRIISRDHVADEKTAAAITIERERCEAGRYRSYYDIDISDLSIYHLVLNSEHWGVEELGAIVDTAISGLFKKPAEK
- a CDS encoding EMC3/TMCO1 family protein, whose translation is MDFTKIWEKYGLYIALGFMMLMMFSYSIPGLRDYVGQSIDVVFAPLVTQFKIPFFILIVILSAITGLYSSIIQKYTIDYEKMATSQERMKEFQTEYREAQLSQDEKRIKKLEAKKDRVMKEQLELSQQQFKPMAYILVLTVPIFFWLLYRLGQIHSTIIMPYAGLHNLTDPALWIIPAWILWYMICSLTVSQVIRKTLNIGGI
- a CDS encoding phosphatidylglycerol lysyltransferase domain-containing protein; its protein translation is MLALEDFKPVTLKDRTFFSDHYARYPQTHSDNTFTNMVCWSHYAGYKYAVVNGSVILSSTIDGTTRFRPPIGSRDPDLLKDVIRLACKEGDDEPMVLIDPDTSVWIQALCPDLTLVPDRNHFEYVYHARDLSELSGGTYLSIRRQLNRFKKNCAYAVEEITAENRDEVKDFLEKWCEWKGCEDDPVLAHEKEAIFFAVDFFFELGLSGLIIRVDKNIGAMSLFEPLNTDTALVHFEKGLPDCEGIYKAINAETAEVVSKDFTYINRESDLGVPGLREAKMRYHPHHMVEVFSLKKSR
- a CDS encoding 50S ribosomal protein L30, with amino-acid sequence MYAVVQVRGVVNTRRDIKDTLKMLRLHHINHCVLVSDTPENLGMIRKVKDYVAYGEVDAATIETLLRTRGRVIGDAALTDDYIKANSTFSGIGEFALALSSAEVRLRDIPGLKPVLRLHPPRKGYKTTKRTFVQGGALGYYGQEINTLLYKMR
- a CDS encoding GNAT family N-acetyltransferase, which codes for MAPTIEVRLVEVWDAGQIVELYRAGGWWKEGYDPNGIPTLISGSFLFAVAVVPATGSAVGMGRVLSDGVSDGYIQDVIVLPAYRRLGIGKRIVSLLLRECRVRGLGWIGLVAEPGSEQFYLPLGFRQMKGYIPLLYDTET
- the secY gene encoding preprotein translocase subunit SecY — protein: MGELLDRLEPLLAAMPAVKSPEGHVHFKNKLVWTLAVLILYFALTNIPVFGLSPSSQDVFLYWRALLAGASGSIVHLGIGPIVTASIVLQLLKGADILHIDTSETRGQVMYMGLQKILIMVMIVIEAAPNLVGGFMRPDPTIAQTLFGGNLFAVSLLIFIQICIGGFLVFMLDEVVTKWGIGSGVGLFIIAGISQAIVNGFINWVPVSDPYPVGFFPRLIAIGIDGASYLQYFGKDLLAFVTTIAIFLIIVYVESTRIEIPLAHAQVRGARARFPVKLIYASVLPMILVRVLQANIQMLGMFLSNIGITVLGKFSDQQPQNGIMYFLAPVNGPQDWMWWITDLGHPAWEVILRLGIDITFMVVGGAIFALFWIKTAGLDSKDVARQIQLSGMSIPGYRRNTQVLEKYLDRYIPKVTIIGGVFIGILSVVANLFGVIGAVSGTGLLLTVSITYRLYEEIASQQIMEMYPFMRTFFGKE
- a CDS encoding APC family permease, producing the protein MGADNGKHPAYKRSLGLFELVSLGVGGTIGSGIFVVPGIAAGIAGPASLIAWLIVAVSASCVLLSLSYVASGFTTSGSFYNLFSSVSGSRIAVPLIILYLISSIFGVSTIAAGIGQYITYFGIPCVLVIEMGIIAAFCTLNSVGISQSTLAENILTTMKIIPLVIIALLLLPFVRADNFIQTSPLTTAAFFSAVIIVYWPFTGFEISAIPVEETKDHRLIARSLVLVMIIVVVVYLLLNIALIGSAGSATLAASPAPIATAASVLFAYAGPLVAFIGIVAMLSALNAYIIGTSRVLQNISARFSVPLLMDLSRRGTPVAALVTGCTVSATLLLFSNHFNELASISVITTLIPYIFFCFCSWVLVPKLSSRIISLAGAASTAGILILFFLVK
- a CDS encoding MarC family protein — translated: MSDFVAGIVYAFAALFIILDPLLSVPIFAAMTKGQTPAEIHKQAFIAIAVAGALMYLFLLFNTLIFEILGLNLPSFQIAGGILLFILGVQETLGVDIGRSKDHSTTAAGVVIGTPLLCGPGAITTVMLLSKDYGILIPFIAITLSLLATWLILYYADYIQRVLGNVVTDIMGKVLGMLVAAIAVKIIFAGIKALML
- a CDS encoding 30S ribosomal protein S5 — protein: MAYEKEEWRPVTGLGKLVASGDIKSIDSVLESGRPIKEPQIVDKFLPDLEDEVLDIAMMQRMTDSGRRVQFRAVVIVGNRNGYIGFGQGKDVQVGDAIKKAIIKAKMNIVKVRRGCGSWECGCDITHSIPMQVKGTAGSVRVTLKPAPQGIGLVTGDVSKKVLELAGIKDAWTFARGQTRTTINFAKATFNALKQTNMTRIGGSP
- a CDS encoding adenylate kinase yields the protein MVGKKVIITGVPGVGKTTVVNEALKKLKGEGIEYQSLNFGTFMFEVAMADGTVKDRDQMRSLDKTEQKRLQQNAAQAIAKIKGNVLVDTHASVKTPKGYLAGLPEWVLREIMPDLIVLVETDDDQILMRRLNDETRSRDKEGSKAIAEHQQFNRAIAASYAMLTGCTIKIITNADFLLDHAADDMAAVLR